The following are encoded together in the Bos mutus isolate GX-2022 chromosome 3, NWIPB_WYAK_1.1, whole genome shotgun sequence genome:
- the MCOLN3 gene encoding mucolipin-3 isoform X3, translating to MQGTQEGAGCELQRFGPPAALQPSQEMANPEAAISSCSSHEEENRCTFNQHTSPSEELLLEDQMRRKLKFFFMNPCEKFWARGRKPWKLAIQILKIAMVTIQLIFFGLSNQMVVAFKEENTIAFKHLFLKGYIDRMDDTYAVYTQRDVYDQIVFAVNQYLQLCNVSVGNHAFENKGTEQSAMAVCWHFYKQGNIYPGNDTFDIDPEIETECLFVEPNEPFHIGTLEENKLNLTLDFHRLITVELQFKLKAINLQTIRHHEFPDCYDFTLTITFDNKAHSGRIKISLDNDISIRECKDWHVSGSIQKNTHYMMIFDVFVILTCLASLILCVRSVVRGLQLQQEFVNFFLLHYKKEVSVSDRMEFVNGWYIMIIISDILTIIGSILKMEIHAKLLILTLQAALPNVIRFCCCAAMIYLGYCFCGWIVLGPYHDKFRSLNMVSECLFSLINGDDMFATFAKMQQKSYLVWLFSRIYLYSFISLFIYMILSLFIALITDTYETIKQYQQDGFPETELRIFISECKDLPNSGKYRLEEDNPVSIFCCCKK from the exons AGATGGCAAATCCTGAGGCTGCTATAAGTAGCTGCAGCTCTCATGAAGAAGAAAATCGCTGCACTTTTAACCAGCATACATCTCCCTCTGAGGAACTTCTGTTAGAAGACCAGATGAGACGAAAactcaaattttttttcatgaatccTTGTGAGAAGTTCTGGGCTCGAGGTAGAAAACCCTGGAAACTTGCCATACAAATTCTAAAAATCGCAATGGTGACTATACAG ctGATCTTTTTTGGTTTGAGTAATCAGATGGTTGTAGCTTTCAAGGAAGAGAACACTATAGCATTCAAGCACCTCTTCCTAAAAGGATATATAGACAGAATGGATGACACATATGCAGTGTATACACAAAGAGATGTGTATGATCAGATCGTCTTTGCAGTGAACCAG TATTTGCAGCTATGCAACGTCTCAGTTGGGAATCATGCATTTGAGAACAAGGGCACGGAGCAGTCGGCCATGGCAGTCTGTTGGCACTTCTACAAGCAAGGAAACATCTATCCTGGAAACGATACCTTTGACAttgacccagaaattgaaactg AATGTTTATTTGTGGAACCGAATGAACCTTTTCACATTGGAAcactagaagaaaataaactcaacTTAACACTGGACTTTCACAG ACTCATAACAGTGGAGCTGCAGTTTAAACTGAAGGCCATTAACCTGCAGACTATTCGTCATCATGAGTTCCCGGACTGTTACGACTTTACTCTGACT ATAACTTTTGACAACAAAGCCCACAGTGGAAGAATTAAGATAAGTTTAGATAATGATATCTCTATCAGAGAATGTAAAGACTGGCATGTATCTGGATCAA TTCAGAAGAATACTCATTACATGATGATCTTTGATGTCTTCGTTATTCTGACATGCTTGGCTTCGTTAATCCTGTGTGTTCGATCTGTGGTGAGaggacttcagcttcagcag GAATTTGTCAATTTTTTCCTCCTCCATTATAAGAAGGAAGTTTCTGTTTCTGATCGAATGGAATTTGTCAACGGATGgtatattatgattattattagtGACATATTGACCATCATTGGATCAATTCTGAAAATGGAAATTCACGCTAAG CTCCTCATTCTCACCCTCCAGGCGGCACTGCCCAATGTCATCAGGTTCTGCTGCTGTGCAGCCATGATTTATTTAGGCTATTGCTTCTGTGGATGGATTGTGCTGGGGCCTTATCATGATAAG ttccgTTCTCTGAACATGGTCTCTGAGTGTCTTTTCTCATTGATAAATGGAGATGATATGTTTGCTACATTTGCGAAAATGCAGCAAAAAAGTTACCTGGTCTGGCTGTTTAGCAGAATTTACCTCTACTCATTCATCAGCCTTTTTATATACATGATTTTAAGTCTTTtcattgcactgatcactgatacATATGAAACAATTAAG CAGTACCAACAAGATGGCTTTCCTGAGACTGAACTTCGTATATTTATATCAGAGTGCAAAGATCTGCCTAATTCTGGAAAGTACCGATTAGAAGAAGACAATCCAGTATCTATATTCTGCTGTTGTAAAAAGTAG
- the MCOLN3 gene encoding mucolipin-3 isoform X1 — protein MQGTQEGAGCELQRFGPPAALQPSQEMANPEAAISSCSSHEEENRCTFNQHTSPSEELLLEDQMRRKLKFFFMNPCEKFWARGRKPWKLAIQILKIAMVTIQLIFFGLSNQMVVAFKEENTIAFKHLFLKGYIDRMDDTYAVYTQRDVYDQIVFAVNQYLQLCNVSVGNHAFENKGTEQSAMAVCWHFYKQGNIYPGNDTFDIDPEIETECLFVEPNEPFHIGTLEENKLNLTLDFHRLITVELQFKLKAINLQTIRHHEFPDCYDFTLTITFDNKAHSGRIKISLDNDISIRECKDWHVSGSIQKNTHYMMIFDVFVILTCLASLILCVRSVVRGLQLQQEFVNFFLLHYKKEVSVSDRMEFVNGWYIMIIISDILTIIGSILKMEIHAKSLTSYDVCSILLGTSTMLVWLGVIRYFGFFQKYNLLILTLQAALPNVIRFCCCAAMIYLGYCFCGWIVLGPYHDKFRSLNMVSECLFSLINGDDMFATFAKMQQKSYLVWLFSRIYLYSFISLFIYMILSLFIALITDTYETIKQYQQDGFPETELRIFISECKDLPNSGKYRLEEDNPVSIFCCCKK, from the exons AGATGGCAAATCCTGAGGCTGCTATAAGTAGCTGCAGCTCTCATGAAGAAGAAAATCGCTGCACTTTTAACCAGCATACATCTCCCTCTGAGGAACTTCTGTTAGAAGACCAGATGAGACGAAAactcaaattttttttcatgaatccTTGTGAGAAGTTCTGGGCTCGAGGTAGAAAACCCTGGAAACTTGCCATACAAATTCTAAAAATCGCAATGGTGACTATACAG ctGATCTTTTTTGGTTTGAGTAATCAGATGGTTGTAGCTTTCAAGGAAGAGAACACTATAGCATTCAAGCACCTCTTCCTAAAAGGATATATAGACAGAATGGATGACACATATGCAGTGTATACACAAAGAGATGTGTATGATCAGATCGTCTTTGCAGTGAACCAG TATTTGCAGCTATGCAACGTCTCAGTTGGGAATCATGCATTTGAGAACAAGGGCACGGAGCAGTCGGCCATGGCAGTCTGTTGGCACTTCTACAAGCAAGGAAACATCTATCCTGGAAACGATACCTTTGACAttgacccagaaattgaaactg AATGTTTATTTGTGGAACCGAATGAACCTTTTCACATTGGAAcactagaagaaaataaactcaacTTAACACTGGACTTTCACAG ACTCATAACAGTGGAGCTGCAGTTTAAACTGAAGGCCATTAACCTGCAGACTATTCGTCATCATGAGTTCCCGGACTGTTACGACTTTACTCTGACT ATAACTTTTGACAACAAAGCCCACAGTGGAAGAATTAAGATAAGTTTAGATAATGATATCTCTATCAGAGAATGTAAAGACTGGCATGTATCTGGATCAA TTCAGAAGAATACTCATTACATGATGATCTTTGATGTCTTCGTTATTCTGACATGCTTGGCTTCGTTAATCCTGTGTGTTCGATCTGTGGTGAGaggacttcagcttcagcag GAATTTGTCAATTTTTTCCTCCTCCATTATAAGAAGGAAGTTTCTGTTTCTGATCGAATGGAATTTGTCAACGGATGgtatattatgattattattagtGACATATTGACCATCATTGGATCAATTCTGAAAATGGAAATTCACGCTAAG AGTCTAACAAGTTATGATGTCTGTAGCATACTTCTTGGAACCTCTACCATGCTTGTGTGGCTTGGAGTTATCCGGTACTTTGgtttttttcagaaatacaat CTCCTCATTCTCACCCTCCAGGCGGCACTGCCCAATGTCATCAGGTTCTGCTGCTGTGCAGCCATGATTTATTTAGGCTATTGCTTCTGTGGATGGATTGTGCTGGGGCCTTATCATGATAAG ttccgTTCTCTGAACATGGTCTCTGAGTGTCTTTTCTCATTGATAAATGGAGATGATATGTTTGCTACATTTGCGAAAATGCAGCAAAAAAGTTACCTGGTCTGGCTGTTTAGCAGAATTTACCTCTACTCATTCATCAGCCTTTTTATATACATGATTTTAAGTCTTTtcattgcactgatcactgatacATATGAAACAATTAAG CAGTACCAACAAGATGGCTTTCCTGAGACTGAACTTCGTATATTTATATCAGAGTGCAAAGATCTGCCTAATTCTGGAAAGTACCGATTAGAAGAAGACAATCCAGTATCTATATTCTGCTGTTGTAAAAAGTAG
- the MCOLN3 gene encoding mucolipin-3 isoform X4: protein MQGTQEGAGCELQRFGPPAALQPSQEMANPEAAISSCSSHEEENRCTFNQHTSPSEELLLEDQMRRKLKFFFMNPCEKFWARGRKPWKLAIQILKIAMVTIQYLQLCNVSVGNHAFENKGTEQSAMAVCWHFYKQGNIYPGNDTFDIDPEIETECLFVEPNEPFHIGTLEENKLNLTLDFHRLITVELQFKLKAINLQTIRHHEFPDCYDFTLTITFDNKAHSGRIKISLDNDISIRECKDWHVSGSIQKNTHYMMIFDVFVILTCLASLILCVRSVVRGLQLQQEFVNFFLLHYKKEVSVSDRMEFVNGWYIMIIISDILTIIGSILKMEIHAKSLTSYDVCSILLGTSTMLVWLGVIRYFGFFQKYNLLILTLQAALPNVIRFCCCAAMIYLGYCFCGWIVLGPYHDKFRSLNMVSECLFSLINGDDMFATFAKMQQKSYLVWLFSRIYLYSFISLFIYMILSLFIALITDTYETIKQYQQDGFPETELRIFISECKDLPNSGKYRLEEDNPVSIFCCCKK, encoded by the exons AGATGGCAAATCCTGAGGCTGCTATAAGTAGCTGCAGCTCTCATGAAGAAGAAAATCGCTGCACTTTTAACCAGCATACATCTCCCTCTGAGGAACTTCTGTTAGAAGACCAGATGAGACGAAAactcaaattttttttcatgaatccTTGTGAGAAGTTCTGGGCTCGAGGTAGAAAACCCTGGAAACTTGCCATACAAATTCTAAAAATCGCAATGGTGACTATACAG TATTTGCAGCTATGCAACGTCTCAGTTGGGAATCATGCATTTGAGAACAAGGGCACGGAGCAGTCGGCCATGGCAGTCTGTTGGCACTTCTACAAGCAAGGAAACATCTATCCTGGAAACGATACCTTTGACAttgacccagaaattgaaactg AATGTTTATTTGTGGAACCGAATGAACCTTTTCACATTGGAAcactagaagaaaataaactcaacTTAACACTGGACTTTCACAG ACTCATAACAGTGGAGCTGCAGTTTAAACTGAAGGCCATTAACCTGCAGACTATTCGTCATCATGAGTTCCCGGACTGTTACGACTTTACTCTGACT ATAACTTTTGACAACAAAGCCCACAGTGGAAGAATTAAGATAAGTTTAGATAATGATATCTCTATCAGAGAATGTAAAGACTGGCATGTATCTGGATCAA TTCAGAAGAATACTCATTACATGATGATCTTTGATGTCTTCGTTATTCTGACATGCTTGGCTTCGTTAATCCTGTGTGTTCGATCTGTGGTGAGaggacttcagcttcagcag GAATTTGTCAATTTTTTCCTCCTCCATTATAAGAAGGAAGTTTCTGTTTCTGATCGAATGGAATTTGTCAACGGATGgtatattatgattattattagtGACATATTGACCATCATTGGATCAATTCTGAAAATGGAAATTCACGCTAAG AGTCTAACAAGTTATGATGTCTGTAGCATACTTCTTGGAACCTCTACCATGCTTGTGTGGCTTGGAGTTATCCGGTACTTTGgtttttttcagaaatacaat CTCCTCATTCTCACCCTCCAGGCGGCACTGCCCAATGTCATCAGGTTCTGCTGCTGTGCAGCCATGATTTATTTAGGCTATTGCTTCTGTGGATGGATTGTGCTGGGGCCTTATCATGATAAG ttccgTTCTCTGAACATGGTCTCTGAGTGTCTTTTCTCATTGATAAATGGAGATGATATGTTTGCTACATTTGCGAAAATGCAGCAAAAAAGTTACCTGGTCTGGCTGTTTAGCAGAATTTACCTCTACTCATTCATCAGCCTTTTTATATACATGATTTTAAGTCTTTtcattgcactgatcactgatacATATGAAACAATTAAG CAGTACCAACAAGATGGCTTTCCTGAGACTGAACTTCGTATATTTATATCAGAGTGCAAAGATCTGCCTAATTCTGGAAAGTACCGATTAGAAGAAGACAATCCAGTATCTATATTCTGCTGTTGTAAAAAGTAG
- the MCOLN3 gene encoding mucolipin-3 isoform X2 has protein sequence MANPEAAISSCSSHEEENRCTFNQHTSPSEELLLEDQMRRKLKFFFMNPCEKFWARGRKPWKLAIQILKIAMVTIQLIFFGLSNQMVVAFKEENTIAFKHLFLKGYIDRMDDTYAVYTQRDVYDQIVFAVNQYLQLCNVSVGNHAFENKGTEQSAMAVCWHFYKQGNIYPGNDTFDIDPEIETECLFVEPNEPFHIGTLEENKLNLTLDFHRLITVELQFKLKAINLQTIRHHEFPDCYDFTLTITFDNKAHSGRIKISLDNDISIRECKDWHVSGSIQKNTHYMMIFDVFVILTCLASLILCVRSVVRGLQLQQEFVNFFLLHYKKEVSVSDRMEFVNGWYIMIIISDILTIIGSILKMEIHAKSLTSYDVCSILLGTSTMLVWLGVIRYFGFFQKYNLLILTLQAALPNVIRFCCCAAMIYLGYCFCGWIVLGPYHDKFRSLNMVSECLFSLINGDDMFATFAKMQQKSYLVWLFSRIYLYSFISLFIYMILSLFIALITDTYETIKQYQQDGFPETELRIFISECKDLPNSGKYRLEEDNPVSIFCCCKK, from the exons ATGGCAAATCCTGAGGCTGCTATAAGTAGCTGCAGCTCTCATGAAGAAGAAAATCGCTGCACTTTTAACCAGCATACATCTCCCTCTGAGGAACTTCTGTTAGAAGACCAGATGAGACGAAAactcaaattttttttcatgaatccTTGTGAGAAGTTCTGGGCTCGAGGTAGAAAACCCTGGAAACTTGCCATACAAATTCTAAAAATCGCAATGGTGACTATACAG ctGATCTTTTTTGGTTTGAGTAATCAGATGGTTGTAGCTTTCAAGGAAGAGAACACTATAGCATTCAAGCACCTCTTCCTAAAAGGATATATAGACAGAATGGATGACACATATGCAGTGTATACACAAAGAGATGTGTATGATCAGATCGTCTTTGCAGTGAACCAG TATTTGCAGCTATGCAACGTCTCAGTTGGGAATCATGCATTTGAGAACAAGGGCACGGAGCAGTCGGCCATGGCAGTCTGTTGGCACTTCTACAAGCAAGGAAACATCTATCCTGGAAACGATACCTTTGACAttgacccagaaattgaaactg AATGTTTATTTGTGGAACCGAATGAACCTTTTCACATTGGAAcactagaagaaaataaactcaacTTAACACTGGACTTTCACAG ACTCATAACAGTGGAGCTGCAGTTTAAACTGAAGGCCATTAACCTGCAGACTATTCGTCATCATGAGTTCCCGGACTGTTACGACTTTACTCTGACT ATAACTTTTGACAACAAAGCCCACAGTGGAAGAATTAAGATAAGTTTAGATAATGATATCTCTATCAGAGAATGTAAAGACTGGCATGTATCTGGATCAA TTCAGAAGAATACTCATTACATGATGATCTTTGATGTCTTCGTTATTCTGACATGCTTGGCTTCGTTAATCCTGTGTGTTCGATCTGTGGTGAGaggacttcagcttcagcag GAATTTGTCAATTTTTTCCTCCTCCATTATAAGAAGGAAGTTTCTGTTTCTGATCGAATGGAATTTGTCAACGGATGgtatattatgattattattagtGACATATTGACCATCATTGGATCAATTCTGAAAATGGAAATTCACGCTAAG AGTCTAACAAGTTATGATGTCTGTAGCATACTTCTTGGAACCTCTACCATGCTTGTGTGGCTTGGAGTTATCCGGTACTTTGgtttttttcagaaatacaat CTCCTCATTCTCACCCTCCAGGCGGCACTGCCCAATGTCATCAGGTTCTGCTGCTGTGCAGCCATGATTTATTTAGGCTATTGCTTCTGTGGATGGATTGTGCTGGGGCCTTATCATGATAAG ttccgTTCTCTGAACATGGTCTCTGAGTGTCTTTTCTCATTGATAAATGGAGATGATATGTTTGCTACATTTGCGAAAATGCAGCAAAAAAGTTACCTGGTCTGGCTGTTTAGCAGAATTTACCTCTACTCATTCATCAGCCTTTTTATATACATGATTTTAAGTCTTTtcattgcactgatcactgatacATATGAAACAATTAAG CAGTACCAACAAGATGGCTTTCCTGAGACTGAACTTCGTATATTTATATCAGAGTGCAAAGATCTGCCTAATTCTGGAAAGTACCGATTAGAAGAAGACAATCCAGTATCTATATTCTGCTGTTGTAAAAAGTAG